From Bosea sp. NBC_00550, the proteins below share one genomic window:
- a CDS encoding TetR/AcrR family transcriptional regulator, whose translation MPDESESSSPLPVDEANARVDQIADAALRLFARYGYKRSSMDDIAKEAGLAKATLYLHFKGKDDVFRAMLDLLARRVEARCREVIERRGPFPERLAALLQAHHGQAYASFGTGEHLVELKAVMNAIATRELQAFEQIFASFARQLLREAEAQGEIALNRGSITIEDWIAGLMFAAAGAKTGEPPGAQAYAERLAGIARVFAAAVTTG comes from the coding sequence ATGCCGGACGAAAGCGAAAGTTCCAGCCCTCTCCCTGTCGACGAGGCGAATGCCCGCGTCGACCAGATCGCCGATGCGGCGCTGCGGCTGTTCGCCCGCTATGGCTACAAGCGCAGCTCGATGGACGACATCGCCAAAGAGGCAGGTCTCGCCAAGGCGACGCTCTACCTCCACTTCAAGGGCAAGGACGACGTCTTCCGGGCGATGCTGGACTTGCTGGCGCGCCGCGTCGAGGCACGTTGCCGTGAGGTGATCGAGAGGAGGGGGCCGTTCCCGGAACGCCTCGCCGCGCTGCTCCAGGCTCATCACGGGCAGGCCTATGCGAGCTTCGGCACCGGCGAGCATCTCGTCGAGCTGAAGGCGGTGATGAACGCCATCGCGACGCGGGAGTTGCAGGCGTTCGAGCAGATCTTCGCCAGCTTCGCGCGCCAGCTGCTTCGGGAAGCGGAAGCCCAGGGCGAGATCGCCCTGAACCGTGGCTCCATCACCATCGAGGACTGGATCGCTGGGCTGATGTTCGCCGCTGCCGGCGCCAAGACGGGCGAGCCGCCGGGTGCCCAGGCCTATGCCGAGCGGCTAGCCGGCATCGCCCGCGTCTTCGCGGCCGCGGTGACGACGGGATAG
- a CDS encoding FtsW/RodA/SpoVE family cell cycle protein — translation MVSRAEPSLSGRWWWSIDRLILTALVALMVSGVVLLMAGGPPVAERLGLSTFHFVNRQAAYLAVALAIFLGVSLMTPRQVRRAALLIYVVSLAMVVATLYFGVEVKGAKRWLTLGPLGSVQPSEFLKPAFVVLAAWAFAEGTRRPDLPGTIMALLLLPVTIVPLVLQPDFGQTMLVSLVWCGLFFVAGLHWFWVIGLGGIGATGILVAYELVPHVRARIERFMDKGSGDTFQVDTALESFAQGGWLGKGPGEGTVKRILPDAHTDFIFAVTAEEFGILVCMLLVALFAAIVIRSLFVAQKAEDPFIRLAVTGLALLFGIQAAINMMVNLHMMPAKGMTLPFISYGGSSLLSLAIGTGFLLALTRRRPRSVDFGSYGR, via the coding sequence ATGGTCTCGCGCGCGGAACCTTCTCTCAGTGGCCGCTGGTGGTGGTCGATCGATCGCCTGATCCTGACCGCGCTCGTCGCGCTGATGGTCTCGGGCGTGGTGCTGCTGATGGCCGGCGGGCCGCCGGTGGCCGAGCGGCTCGGGCTCTCGACCTTCCATTTCGTCAACCGGCAGGCGGCCTATCTCGCGGTCGCGCTGGCGATCTTCCTCGGCGTCTCGCTGATGACGCCACGCCAGGTGCGTCGCGCGGCGCTGCTGATCTATGTCGTCTCGCTCGCGATGGTGGTGGCGACGCTCTATTTCGGCGTCGAGGTGAAGGGCGCCAAGCGCTGGCTGACGCTCGGCCCGCTAGGCTCGGTCCAGCCTTCCGAATTCCTGAAGCCGGCCTTTGTCGTGCTGGCCGCCTGGGCCTTCGCCGAGGGCACGCGCCGGCCGGACCTGCCGGGCACGATCATGGCCCTGCTGCTGCTGCCGGTCACGATCGTGCCACTCGTGCTGCAACCCGATTTCGGCCAGACCATGCTGGTCAGCCTCGTCTGGTGCGGGCTGTTCTTCGTCGCCGGCCTGCATTGGTTCTGGGTGATCGGGCTCGGCGGCATCGGCGCCACCGGCATCCTCGTCGCCTATGAGCTGGTGCCGCACGTCCGCGCCCGCATCGAGCGCTTCATGGACAAGGGCTCGGGCGACACCTTCCAGGTCGACACGGCGCTGGAGAGCTTCGCGCAGGGCGGCTGGCTGGGGAAGGGACCGGGCGAGGGCACGGTCAAGCGCATCCTGCCGGACGCGCATACCGACTTCATCTTCGCCGTCACGGCCGAGGAATTCGGCATCCTCGTCTGCATGCTGCTCGTCGCGCTGTTCGCGGCCATCGTGATCCGGTCGCTCTTCGTGGCGCAGAAGGCGGAGGACCCGTTCATCCGCCTCGCCGTGACGGGGCTCGCTTTGCTCTTCGGCATCCAGGCGGCAATCAACATGATGGTCAACCTGCACATGATGCCGGCCAAGGGCATGACGCTACCGTTCATCTCCTATGGCGGCTCGTCGCTGCTCTCGCTCGCGATCGGCACCGGCTTCCTGCTGGCGCTGACCCGGCGCAGGCCGCGCTCGGTCGATTTCGGCTCCTACGGACGTTGA
- a CDS encoding MarR family winged helix-turn-helix transcriptional regulator → MSEERPGGQGGAMDSILTQWRRERPDLDTSVMAVCGDLWRAADRVRDGVSANLVADELDLAGFDVLLTLRRQGKGRALSPSELAQDMMISTSAMTNRLDRLQKRGLIERQADPADRRALRIVLTEAGFALADRIVVSHVATEERLVGALSPEERAQLRRLLAKIG, encoded by the coding sequence ATGAGCGAGGAGCGGCCCGGTGGTCAGGGCGGGGCAATGGATTCGATCCTGACGCAGTGGCGGCGGGAGCGTCCCGACCTCGACACCAGCGTTATGGCGGTCTGCGGCGATCTCTGGCGCGCGGCCGACCGGGTGCGCGACGGCGTTTCCGCCAATCTCGTGGCCGACGAGCTCGATCTCGCCGGTTTCGACGTGCTGCTGACTCTGCGGCGGCAGGGCAAGGGGCGGGCGCTCTCACCGTCCGAACTCGCGCAGGACATGATGATCTCGACCTCAGCGATGACGAATCGGCTGGACCGCCTGCAGAAACGCGGGCTGATCGAGCGGCAGGCCGATCCGGCCGACCGCCGGGCGTTGCGCATCGTGCTGACGGAGGCGGGCTTCGCGCTCGCCGACCGAATCGTCGTCTCGCATGTCGCGACGGAGGAGCGGCTGGTCGGCGCCCTTTCGCCGGAGGAGCGGGCGCAACTGCGACGGCTTCTCGCCAAGATCGGCTAG
- a CDS encoding cell division protein FtsQ/DivIB, producing MTAKPVSVARRAPVARPVSRLPVQHAGPQLLVGERQGKWLRRSRRSAIAVPLAQRLPSSLGTWLAIGFLTLSLGTGFVMGGHWQTMQDNYGEPRHMLARALGFGIDRVTISGLSGLSEQEVLVAAGIDSKTSLVFFDADEARKQLEATPLIREATVRKLYPGEVSIALTEREPFALWQVKGELFVIAADGTVIDKMDDGRFAYLPLVVGKDANNRAGEYLALRNQAGPFAQHIRAATLISGRRWNLKLDNGMDVRLPETKPEAAVQRLVSMESDYRILDKDVLAIDLRQPDRVVMRLSEEAAAARADLLKSKGKKKGGEA from the coding sequence ATGACGGCGAAACCCGTTTCAGTGGCAAGACGCGCGCCGGTGGCGAGACCTGTCTCGCGCCTGCCGGTCCAGCATGCCGGCCCGCAGCTGCTCGTCGGCGAGCGGCAGGGCAAGTGGCTGCGCCGCTCGCGCCGCAGCGCCATCGCCGTGCCGCTGGCGCAGCGCCTGCCGAGCAGCCTCGGCACCTGGCTCGCGATCGGCTTCCTCACCCTGAGCCTGGGCACCGGCTTCGTGATGGGCGGCCACTGGCAGACCATGCAGGACAATTACGGCGAGCCGCGCCACATGCTGGCTCGCGCACTCGGCTTCGGCATCGACCGCGTCACCATCTCGGGCCTCTCGGGGCTCTCGGAGCAGGAGGTGCTGGTCGCGGCCGGCATCGATTCGAAGACGTCGCTGGTGTTCTTCGACGCCGACGAGGCTCGCAAGCAGCTCGAAGCCACGCCGCTGATTCGCGAGGCGACGGTGCGCAAGCTCTATCCGGGCGAGGTCTCGATCGCGCTCACCGAGCGCGAGCCCTTCGCGTTGTGGCAGGTCAAAGGGGAGCTTTTCGTGATCGCGGCCGACGGGACGGTGATCGACAAGATGGATGACGGCCGTTTCGCCTATCTGCCGCTGGTCGTCGGCAAGGACGCCAACAACCGGGCGGGCGAGTATCTCGCGCTGCGCAACCAGGCGGGGCCCTTCGCCCAGCATATCCGCGCGGCGACGCTGATCTCCGGCCGCCGCTGGAACCTCAAGCTCGACAACGGAATGGATGTGCGCCTGCCCGAGACCAAGCCGGAAGCCGCCGTCCAGCGCCTCGTCTCGATGGAGAGCGACTACCGCATCCTCGACAAGGATGTGCTGGCCATCGATCTGCGCCAGCCCGACCGCGTGGTGATGCGCCTCTCCGAGGAGGCCGCCGCCGCCCGGGCCGACCTGCTCAAGAGCAAGGGCAAGAAGAAGGGAGGCGAGGCATGA
- the murC gene encoding UDP-N-acetylmuramate--L-alanine ligase produces MKLPPKLGSIHFVGIGGIGMSGIAEVLHNLGYKVQGSDASDGANVKRLAEKGITTFVGHKAENLGEAEVVVVSTAIKRDNPELAAARELRLPVVRRAEMLAELMRLKSCVAIAGTHGKTTTTSLVATLLEKGGLDPTVINGGIINAYGTNARMGESDWMVVEADESDGTFLKLPADVAIVTNIDPEHLDHFGTFDAIKAAFRSFVENLPFYGFAVMCIDHPTVQGLVGQIEDRRVVTYGENPQADFRLIDIDLSGGQAKFTLLIRDRKSGRDEVIRDLVMPMPGHHNALNATAAIAVAYDLGIPVPVIREALAGFGGVKRRFTKTGEWNGALIFDDYGHHPVEIAAVLKAARASTKGKVIAIVQPHRYTRLSSLFDDFAACFNDADTVIVADTYAAGEAPIPGADRDSLVAGIKARGHRHTLPLEGPEKLAGIVAELAGPGDYVVCLGAGNITQWAYALPGELKALA; encoded by the coding sequence ATGAAGCTGCCGCCGAAGCTCGGCTCCATCCATTTCGTCGGCATCGGCGGCATCGGCATGTCCGGCATCGCCGAGGTGCTGCACAATCTCGGCTACAAGGTGCAGGGCTCGGACGCCTCCGACGGCGCCAACGTCAAGCGCCTTGCGGAAAAGGGCATCACCACCTTCGTCGGCCACAAGGCGGAAAACCTCGGCGAGGCCGAGGTCGTCGTGGTCTCGACCGCGATCAAGCGCGACAATCCCGAGCTTGCCGCCGCGCGCGAGCTGCGCCTGCCCGTGGTGCGCCGGGCGGAGATGCTGGCCGAGCTGATGCGCCTGAAGAGCTGCGTCGCCATCGCCGGCACCCATGGCAAGACGACCACGACCTCGCTGGTCGCGACGCTGCTGGAGAAGGGAGGGCTGGACCCGACCGTCATCAACGGCGGCATCATCAACGCCTACGGCACCAATGCCCGCATGGGCGAGAGCGACTGGATGGTGGTCGAGGCCGACGAATCGGACGGCACCTTCCTGAAGCTGCCGGCCGACGTCGCGATCGTCACCAATATCGATCCGGAGCATCTCGACCATTTCGGCACCTTCGACGCGATCAAGGCCGCGTTCCGGTCCTTCGTCGAGAACCTGCCCTTCTACGGCTTCGCGGTGATGTGCATCGACCACCCGACGGTGCAGGGTCTGGTCGGCCAGATCGAGGACCGCCGCGTCGTCACCTATGGCGAGAACCCGCAGGCCGATTTCCGCCTGATCGACATCGATCTCTCGGGCGGGCAGGCAAAGTTCACGCTTCTTATCCGCGACCGCAAATCGGGCCGCGACGAGGTGATCCGCGATCTCGTCATGCCGATGCCCGGCCATCACAACGCGCTCAACGCCACGGCCGCTATCGCAGTCGCCTACGATCTCGGCATTCCCGTGCCTGTTATCCGCGAGGCGCTGGCCGGCTTCGGCGGCGTCAAGCGCCGCTTCACCAAGACCGGCGAGTGGAACGGCGCGCTGATCTTCGACGATTACGGCCATCACCCCGTGGAGATCGCCGCCGTGCTCAAGGCCGCGCGCGCCTCGACCAAGGGCAAGGTCATCGCCATCGTGCAGCCGCATCGCTACACCCGGCTCTCCAGCCTGTTCGACGATTTCGCGGCCTGCTTCAACGACGCCGACACGGTGATCGTGGCCGACACCTATGCGGCCGGCGAGGCGCCGATCCCGGGCGCCGACCGCGATTCGCTGGTGGCGGGCATCAAGGCGCGCGGCCATCGCCACACGCTGCCGCTGGAAGGGCCCGAGAAGCTCGCCGGCATCGTGGCGGAGCTGGCGGGGCCGGGCGACTACGTCGTCTGCCTCGGCGCCGGCAACATCACGCAATGGGCCTATGCGCTGCCGGGGGAACTCAAGGCACTGGCGTGA
- a CDS encoding D-alanine--D-alanine ligase: MSKHVAVLMGGWSVEREVSLNSGAACARALESVGYRVTRVDVQRDIAEVLARLKPDVAFNALHGRFGEDGTIQGVLEILRIPYTHSGVLASALAIRKDRTKTVVKAAGVPVAHGVNVSRFAAAKQHVLPPPYVLKPIDEGSSVGVVIVKQGREHPPQEIARPDWPCGEMLLAETFIAGRELTCAVMGERSLGVTEIQAATGEFYDYDAKYAKGGSIHICPAQILPKIYQQIEECALTAHQAIGCRGVSRSDFRYHDETDTLVWLEVNTQPGMTETSLVPELAAHAGLNFGELVKWMVEDASLDR, from the coding sequence ATGAGCAAACACGTCGCAGTGCTGATGGGCGGATGGTCCGTCGAGCGGGAGGTCAGCCTCAATAGCGGCGCGGCCTGCGCGCGAGCGCTGGAGAGCGTCGGCTACCGCGTCACGCGCGTCGACGTGCAGCGGGACATCGCCGAGGTTCTCGCGCGGCTGAAGCCCGACGTCGCCTTCAACGCGCTGCATGGGCGCTTCGGCGAGGACGGCACGATCCAGGGCGTGCTCGAGATCCTGCGGATTCCCTATACCCATTCCGGCGTGCTGGCCTCGGCGCTCGCGATTCGCAAGGACCGGACGAAGACGGTGGTGAAGGCGGCCGGCGTGCCCGTCGCCCATGGCGTCAACGTCTCTCGCTTCGCCGCAGCGAAGCAGCATGTGCTGCCGCCGCCCTATGTGCTCAAGCCGATCGACGAGGGTTCCTCTGTCGGCGTGGTGATCGTGAAGCAGGGCCGGGAGCATCCGCCGCAGGAAATCGCCCGGCCGGACTGGCCCTGTGGCGAAATGCTGCTGGCCGAAACCTTTATCGCCGGCCGCGAGCTGACCTGCGCGGTGATGGGCGAGCGCAGCCTCGGTGTGACGGAAATACAAGCCGCAACCGGTGAGTTTTACGACTACGACGCGAAGTACGCGAAAGGTGGCTCGATCCACATCTGTCCGGCTCAAATTTTACCGAAAATTTACCAGCAGATCGAAGAGTGTGCGTTAACGGCGCATCAAGCAATCGGATGCCGGGGCGTCAGCAGATCTGACTTCCGATACCACGACGAGACCGACACGCTCGTCTGGCTGGAGGTCAATACGCAACCCGGAATGACCGAGACCAGCCTGGTGCCCGAACTGGCTGCCCACGCGGGCCTGAACTTCGGTGAGCTCGTCAAATGGATGGTGGAGGACGCCTCCCTCGATCGGTGA
- a CDS encoding DMT family transporter: MALLVLDPHARPDAVGLIAGLASAASMATGTVLIERWGKMGSPLALAAWQLTLGGLILLPVALLVEGPPPMPTALNGLGLGYLVLIGTALAYWLWVRGITTLGASVAFLGLLSPTVATILGAVLLGQWLGGLQLLGIAIILSSTIAGMLLSRRAAAMATITPQPRAA, translated from the coding sequence GTGGCCCTGCTGGTGCTCGATCCGCATGCCCGGCCCGATGCCGTCGGCCTGATCGCCGGCCTCGCCAGCGCCGCCTCGATGGCGACCGGCACCGTGCTGATCGAACGCTGGGGCAAGATGGGCTCGCCGCTCGCTCTGGCGGCCTGGCAACTCACGCTGGGCGGGCTGATCCTGCTGCCGGTGGCGCTGCTGGTGGAAGGGCCGCCGCCGATGCCGACCGCCCTGAACGGCCTCGGCCTGGGCTATCTCGTCCTGATCGGCACCGCCCTCGCCTACTGGCTCTGGGTCCGGGGCATCACCACGCTCGGCGCCAGCGTCGCCTTTCTCGGGCTGCTCAGCCCAACGGTCGCGACCATCCTCGGCGCCGTCCTGCTCGGCCAATGGCTTGGCGGGCTCCAGCTCCTCGGCATCGCGATCATCCTGAGTTCGACGATCGCCGGCATGCTACTCTCGCGCCGGGCCGCCGCGATGGCGACGATTACGCCGCAACCCCGAGCCGCTTGA
- a CDS encoding EamA family transporter has protein sequence MPSLNRTLLTTILVPCLWGSTYIVFTQTLPVDHPLLVGALRALPAGLLLMALGPGLPPRDKLLPLAALGLANIGLFFALLFVSAARLRAGLPPRSARSSR, from the coding sequence ATGCCGAGCCTGAACAGAACGCTGCTGACCACGATCCTCGTGCCCTGCCTCTGGGGTTCCACCTACATCGTCTTCACCCAGACGCTGCCCGTGGATCACCCGCTGCTGGTCGGAGCTCTCCGCGCCTTGCCGGCCGGCCTTCTGCTGATGGCGCTTGGGCCGGGACTGCCGCCGCGCGACAAGCTCCTGCCGCTCGCGGCACTCGGGCTCGCCAATATCGGGCTGTTCTTCGCGCTGCTCTTCGTCAGTGCCGCGCGCCTCCGGGCGGGCTTGCCGCCACGGTCGGCTCGATCCAGCCGCTGA
- the murB gene encoding UDP-N-acetylmuramate dehydrogenase, giving the protein MPFADLTSDIRASAPDLRGRLLANQDLSGLTWFRVGGAAQILFTPADDEDLAYLLSKLPEDIPVTVVGLGSNLIVRDGGIPGVVVRLGGKGFGEIAIESGDRLRAGTAVPDVKVARAAVDASLDGLAFYRGIPGSIGGALRMNAGAHGGETTDVLVEARGVTRKGEIVTLSHAQMGFTYRNSAEATREIIFTSALFQGRPGDKAAIQAEMDRVTQAREAAQPIKERTGGSTFKNPDGGKAWKLIDAAGCRGLRVGGAQVSEMHCNFLINTGGATAADVEGLGEEVRRRVKDNSGFELHWEIKRLGVAA; this is encoded by the coding sequence ATGCCCTTTGCAGACCTCACCTCCGACATCCGCGCCTCGGCTCCCGATCTGCGGGGGCGGCTCCTTGCGAACCAGGACCTTTCCGGTCTGACGTGGTTCCGCGTCGGCGGTGCCGCGCAGATCCTGTTCACGCCGGCCGATGACGAGGACCTGGCCTATCTGCTCTCGAAGCTGCCGGAGGACATTCCGGTCACCGTGGTCGGGCTCGGCTCCAACCTGATCGTGCGCGACGGCGGCATTCCCGGCGTCGTGGTCCGGCTCGGCGGCAAGGGCTTCGGCGAGATCGCGATCGAGTCCGGCGATCGGCTGCGGGCCGGCACGGCAGTGCCGGACGTCAAGGTGGCGCGGGCGGCGGTCGATGCCTCGCTCGATGGGCTTGCCTTCTATCGCGGCATCCCCGGCTCGATCGGCGGGGCGCTGCGCATGAACGCCGGTGCCCATGGCGGCGAGACGACCGATGTGCTGGTCGAGGCGCGTGGCGTCACCCGCAAGGGCGAGATCGTAACGCTGAGCCACGCGCAGATGGGCTTCACCTATCGCAACAGCGCTGAGGCGACCCGCGAGATCATCTTCACCTCGGCGCTCTTCCAGGGGCGGCCGGGCGACAAGGCGGCGATCCAGGCCGAGATGGACCGGGTGACGCAGGCGCGCGAGGCGGCCCAGCCGATCAAGGAGCGCACGGGAGGCTCGACCTTCAAGAATCCCGATGGCGGCAAGGCCTGGAAGCTGATCGATGCTGCCGGCTGCCGTGGCCTGCGCGTCGGCGGGGCGCAGGTCTCGGAGATGCACTGCAACTTCCTGATCAACACCGGCGGCGCGACGGCGGCCGATGTCGAGGGGCTGGGCGAAGAAGTGCGCCGCCGGGTCAAGGACAACTCCGGCTTCGAGCTGCACTGGGAGATCAAGCGGCTCGGGGTTGCGGCGTAA
- the murG gene encoding undecaprenyldiphospho-muramoylpentapeptide beta-N-acetylglucosaminyltransferase, with translation MAAGKLVMLAAGGTGGHLFPAEALSHALHAKGMRVVLMTDTRAAEFAGTFPAEAVHAVPAATPSGRSPFQKAAALFRIAKGTFAARRIIAQVKPAVVVGFGGYPTVPPVLGASLAGVRTLIHEQNAVIGRANRFLAGRADVIATGFAKVGGLTEAQQAKCRHVGNPVRPAVIEAAGRDYDWPGEGRIQLLVFGGSQGARIMADIVPPAIQLLTDAERARLAIVQQARAEDDERVRGIYEKLGVKATIAPFFKDLPAQMAAAQLVIARSGASTVAELTVIGRPAILVPLPGSLDQDQAANAGFLQDAGGAIRMMQPDFTPRHLAAELSQLIAQPAHLTTMAANAKSAGIPDAADRLADLVIATAHSSN, from the coding sequence ATGGCAGCGGGCAAGCTCGTCATGCTGGCCGCCGGCGGGACCGGCGGCCATCTTTTCCCGGCCGAGGCGCTGAGCCACGCGCTCCATGCCAAGGGCATGCGCGTCGTGCTGATGACCGATACGCGCGCCGCCGAGTTCGCCGGCACCTTCCCGGCCGAAGCGGTGCATGCCGTGCCGGCGGCGACACCGTCCGGCCGCTCGCCCTTCCAGAAGGCCGCGGCGCTGTTCCGCATCGCCAAGGGCACCTTCGCGGCGCGTCGGATCATCGCGCAGGTCAAGCCCGCCGTCGTCGTCGGCTTCGGCGGCTACCCGACCGTGCCGCCGGTGCTCGGCGCCTCGCTTGCCGGGGTCCGCACCCTCATCCATGAGCAGAACGCCGTGATCGGCCGCGCCAACCGCTTCCTCGCCGGCCGTGCCGACGTGATCGCGACGGGCTTCGCCAAGGTGGGTGGTCTCACCGAGGCCCAGCAGGCGAAATGCCGCCATGTCGGCAACCCCGTCCGCCCGGCCGTGATCGAGGCTGCCGGACGTGACTATGACTGGCCGGGCGAGGGCAGGATCCAGCTTCTGGTCTTCGGCGGCAGCCAGGGCGCACGCATCATGGCGGACATCGTGCCGCCGGCGATCCAGCTCCTGACCGATGCGGAGCGAGCGCGGCTGGCGATCGTCCAGCAGGCGCGGGCAGAGGATGACGAACGAGTGCGCGGCATCTACGAGAAGCTCGGCGTGAAGGCGACGATCGCGCCCTTCTTCAAGGACCTGCCGGCGCAGATGGCGGCGGCGCAGCTGGTCATCGCACGCTCGGGTGCCTCGACAGTGGCGGAGCTCACCGTGATCGGCAGGCCGGCCATCCTCGTGCCGCTGCCGGGCTCGCTCGATCAGGACCAGGCCGCCAATGCCGGGTTCCTTCAGGATGCCGGTGGCGCCATCCGCATGATGCAGCCGGACTTCACGCCGCGGCACCTCGCCGCCGAGCTCTCGCAGCTCATCGCGCAGCCGGCGCACTTGACGACGATGGCCGCAAACGCGAAGAGCGCCGGCATCCCCGACGCTGCCGACCGCCTGGCCGATCTCGTGATCGCCACGGCCCATTCTTCGAACTGA
- a CDS encoding (2Fe-2S)-binding protein: MVSLKVNGTTHSVDIDDETPLLWAIRDNLGLTGTKFGCGVAQCGACTVFIDGQPLRSCVTPVSAVGTSEITTIEGLAGKEADAVQAAWTARDVPQCGYCQSGQVMSAIALLKENRKPSDRDIDLAMNGNICRCATYVRIRAAIHDAARALEI, translated from the coding sequence ATGGTCTCTCTCAAGGTCAACGGGACGACGCATAGCGTCGACATCGACGACGAAACGCCCCTGCTTTGGGCGATCCGCGACAATCTCGGCCTCACCGGCACCAAATTCGGCTGCGGCGTCGCCCAATGCGGCGCCTGCACCGTCTTCATCGACGGGCAGCCGCTGCGCTCATGCGTGACGCCGGTCTCGGCGGTCGGCACCAGCGAGATCACGACCATCGAAGGTCTCGCCGGCAAGGAGGCCGATGCCGTCCAGGCCGCCTGGACCGCACGCGACGTGCCGCAATGCGGCTACTGCCAGTCCGGCCAGGTGATGAGCGCCATCGCCCTGCTCAAGGAAAACCGCAAGCCGAGCGATCGCGACATCGACCTCGCGATGAACGGCAATATCTGCCGCTGCGCCACTTACGTCCGCATCCGCGCCGCAATCCATGACGCCGCCCGCGCGCTGGAGATCTGA